From one Silurus meridionalis isolate SWU-2019-XX chromosome 23, ASM1480568v1, whole genome shotgun sequence genomic stretch:
- the saysd1 gene encoding SAYSvFN domain-containing protein 1, giving the protein MEQKLAEFRARRKMEKREVKTEHQPESSCSETHEAPNDAAKSSRSTESNPAGQEESRDWLLDSAVGRWSGVQRLAVTNLTVLKVLLWLVLLGLFSELEFGLPFFLLSLFYWLYEGLRNPAVRKPGELSAYSVFNPNCEPILGTLTAEQLEGEMGYRPLNNRVNR; this is encoded by the exons ATGGAACAGAAGTTAGCAGAGTTCAGAGCCCGGAGGAAAATGGAGAAACGGGAAGTAAAAACTGAACATCAGCCTGAAAGTTCGTGCTCGGAAACACACGAAGCTCCCAATGACGCTGCAAAGTCCAGCAGGTCCACAGAGTCAAACCCAGCGGGACAGGAG GAAAGCAGAGACTGGCTGCTGGACAGTGCTGTTGGTCGCTGGTCCGGTGTACAGCGTCTGGCTGTTACTAATCTGACCGTGCTGAAGGTGCTCCTGTGGCTTGTGTTACTTGGTCTGTTCTCAGAGCTGGAATTTGGACTGCCCTTCTTTCTCCTGTCTCTGTTTTACTGGCTTTATGAAGGTCTGCGGAATCCAGCGGTGAGAAAGCCCGGTGAGCTGAGCGCCTATTCAGTGTTTAACCCTAATTGTGAACCCATCCTGGGCACACTCACTGCAGAACAGCTGGAGGGAGAGATGGGCTACAGACCATTGAACAACAGAGTGAATAGATAA